Genomic DNA from Macadamia integrifolia cultivar HAES 741 chromosome 6, SCU_Mint_v3, whole genome shotgun sequence:
GGTTCAACCAGTGGTCCAACCACTTTTCTGATTTTTGACCACTGACCAAATGGTGAGTTGGGTGTAGGGCCACAATTAGCTCTTTCTTTGGAGCCAAGGCAGAAGGCTCAGCCTCAACAAGTCAAAAGCCCAAAAATCACCAAAAGCATGAAAAAGCCCATCTCCCACAAGGGTTTGCACAAGTGCAAGATCAAAGATGTGGAGGAAGAGGAACCTTCAACATCCTTATTTTCACAAGGCCACCATCATCTCATTAGCGCTGAATCTCTCcactctcttccttcttttctcttccctctATGCCCATCAAGTGAAAGCTTTCATCTTCATCTATGGAGGCTGCTCTCAAGAGAAATACCAACCCAACACACCCTTTGAGACCAACCTCAAATCTCTATTATCTTCCATTGCTACCTCAGGTTCTCAGTCTACTTTCAACAGCTTCGCTATCGGAAACAGCACCTCCGCTTCGCCGGACGTTTCAGTCTATGGTCTTTATCAGTGTAGGGGAGACTTAAAGACCACAGAATGTGGCAGTTGCACCCAAAACGCTGTAAGCCAGATCACTCTGCTCTGTCCTAACTGCAGAGGAGCTAGTTTACAATTAGATGGTTGTTTTGTGAGGTATGAGAGCTTTGATTTCTTGGGGAAGCTAGAAACCAACCTTATGCACAAGAAATGTAGTGGAAGTGTTGGTGGTGATGTTGAGTTCTTTAAGCG
This window encodes:
- the LOC122081509 gene encoding plasmodesmata-located protein 8-like, with translation MWRKRNLQHPYFHKATIISLALNLSTLFLLFSSLYAHQVKAFIFIYGGCSQEKYQPNTPFETNLKSLLSSIATSGSQSTFNSFAIGNSTSASPDVSVYGLYQCRGDLKTTECGSCTQNAVSQITLLCPNCRGASLQLDGCFVRYESFDFLGKLETNLMHKKCSGSVGGDVEFFKRRDDVIADLETATGFRVSSLGLVEGVVQCLGDLSSADCSSCLSEAVSKLKNVCGSAAAADVYLAKCYSKYWASGYYDSSSDSSNDDQVGKSVAIIVGVLAGLAIVVVLLSFLLKAME